In Massilia sp. METH4, the genomic window TAGCCGGTACCGCCCGCCACGTTGGACAGGTCCAGGCTCCACTGGTCGAACTTGCCGGTGGAAACTTGCGTGCCGGCGCTCACCAGCGTGCCGTCGCCCGAATACAGCGAGAACCCGGTGATGTCCAGGCCCACGTTGGCATTGCCAGCGTTCGAGTACAGGTTAGCCGTCAAGGAAGAAACACCGGTCACGTCGAACGCGTACGTGTCGGTGAAGGTATCGCCCGAATGGTTGCCGGTAATCAGGCGGCTGAACGCGCCTGCGCCATCGATGACATCGATGCTGCCGTCCGGCAGGCTGATGTCCGCGGCTTGCGCGGTCATTGCAGCGCATGCCAGGGCCAGAGAGGCCGCGATGTTCTTCATGTTCGTCATTCTTGCTCCTTGATTGAAATGGATGGGCTCGCCAAAAGCACGGACAAGTTAACAAAGGAGCACGCACCGGGAAAGTTTGCTGATGCGATTCTTGCATTCTTACGATACTTGCAATTAACACGGCGACAACGCCGCACCGCGGCGAAAAGACTTTAATAATCAAGCTCATGTGGAGCAAAACGGGGAGCCGTGTAAGCGCTCGTAGGAATACGCCTACAGCACGACGCGCAGTACGAGCAACGTCGCCGTTTGGCGACGGCCTACGCCGGCCGTACGCGCGCTGTGGCAGGCGCTTACAGCCCTGTTACCGCCTTATCCTGGTGGCAAGTCCACCGGGCGCATCACCCGGTCGCGTCCCGCCGCCTTGGCGCGATACAGGGCCCGGTCGGCCCGTTCGACAAGCGCGCCCGCTTCGTCGATACCGCGGCGCGGTACCTGCGCCGCCACGCCCGCGCTGATGGTGACGATGCCCAGCGCGCTGCCCGCATGGGGCAGGCGCAGGGCGGCCACCGCCGCACGCATCCGTTCAGCCACCGCCTCCGTGCCTGCCACGTCGGTATTCGGCAGCAGCACCGCCAGTTCCTCGCCGCCGTAACGGGCGGCCAGGTCGCCGGCCCGCTTCGGCGTGTGCTCGCGGATCGCGCGGGCCACCGCGCGCAGGCAATCGTCGCCGGCGCTGTGGCCGTAGTGGTCGTTGTAGGCCTTGAAGTGGTCGACGTCGATCATTGCCAGCCCCAGCGACGCGCCGTGCCGCGTTGCGCGGCTGAACTCGTTGCCGAGCGAGACGTCGAACTGGCGGCGGTTCGCCAGGCCCGTCAAGCCATCCTGCAGCGCCAGTTTTTCCAGCGTGGCGTTCAGGCTGGCCAGCGCGTCGCGCGCTTCGCGCAATTCCTGCTCCGCCTGCAG contains:
- a CDS encoding FxDxF family PEP-CTERM protein, which produces MTNMKNIAASLALACAAMTAQAADISLPDGSIDVIDGAGAFSRLITGNHSGDTFTDTYAFDVTGVSSLTANLYSNAGNANVGLDITGFSLYSGDGTLVSAGTQVSTGKFDQWSLDLSNVAGGTGYYVAVTGSVVSRAAGSYSGDLAISPVPEPATYGMLLGGMALVGVVARRRAQQK